A single Bacillus sp. OxB-1 DNA region contains:
- a CDS encoding creatininase family protein, which translates to MMKNIGTEMTFNQFQKAGIDKVVFGVGAFETHGYHMPFGTDALISNRLAERLVERVEGMMVLPPINYGLSAHYNALPFTISLQPETIVNLIKEVLTEVIRNGIKKILIINGHDGNIAPIELAARAVKVEHPHVTIASFNDWWVAAGNMVPKDFFEKWDGLGHAGEGETSMGLALFGELIEMEHAKGVIPNLPPHVEIKWRFEELTDTGASGDPSVATVEKGKKLESIVLDVLENFVKEMDQKDWKYGLHLKN; encoded by the coding sequence ATGATGAAAAATATTGGGACAGAAATGACATTCAACCAATTTCAAAAGGCGGGAATTGATAAAGTTGTTTTTGGGGTGGGGGCCTTTGAAACACATGGATACCATATGCCATTTGGGACAGATGCGTTAATATCTAATCGTTTGGCTGAAAGGCTCGTAGAACGAGTTGAAGGAATGATGGTCCTCCCTCCAATTAACTACGGGCTCAGTGCACACTACAATGCACTGCCCTTTACGATCAGTTTACAACCGGAAACGATAGTCAATCTTATTAAAGAAGTATTGACAGAAGTTATACGGAATGGAATCAAAAAAATACTCATCATCAATGGACATGATGGTAATATTGCACCAATTGAATTAGCAGCACGTGCTGTAAAAGTAGAACATCCTCATGTTACGATAGCCAGCTTTAATGATTGGTGGGTTGCCGCAGGAAATATGGTCCCTAAAGACTTCTTTGAGAAGTGGGACGGTCTGGGGCATGCGGGTGAAGGGGAAACATCAATGGGCCTAGCGCTATTTGGTGAATTAATAGAAATGGAGCATGCGAAAGGAGTTATTCCTAACCTCCCGCCGCATGTGGAAATTAAATGGAGATTCGAGGAGCTAACAGACACTGGGGCTTCGGGTGATCCAAGCGTGGCGACAGTTGAAAAAGGAAAGAAACTCGAAAGTATCGTGTTGGATGTGTTAGAGAACTTTGTAAAGGAAATGGATCAAAAAGATTGGAAGTATGGATTACATTTGAAAAACTGA